Proteins encoded within one genomic window of Ranitomeya variabilis isolate aRanVar5 chromosome 4, aRanVar5.hap1, whole genome shotgun sequence:
- the LOC143768038 gene encoding protein NYNRIN-like — MDPVTKMTKDASVPDMLWSQNMRYAFGIAHDYGPIWRARAFLTANGHPIKHAEAVQQLMNALQIPTQAGIIKVKAHSKGTDGRTKGNALADQAAKKAASTPVASQVHHLDTPPSPLVSKDILARLQEQASKEEKNRWQKIGACSDPVTGLWGRAEKVCLPQVLYPILAQVLHENVHHSKTAMCDTLQKQWIAPGFSICTERQVQSCMICATHNQGRTVKTPSKHTPRPLYPFQRLQIDYIQLSSLGTYEYVLVCIDLFSGWPEAYPVAKATAKTTAKKLMAEIICRYGVPEVIESDQGSHFTGEIMSEVMAALGVSQALYTPSAE, encoded by the exons atggatcccgtcaccaagatgaccaaggacgcttctgtaccagatatgctgtggtctcagaacatgag gtatgcttttggcattgcacacgattatgggcctatctggagagccagggctttcctgacagcaaatggccaccccattaaacatgctgaggcagtccagcaacttatgaatgcactacagattcccacccaagcaggcatcataaaggtaaaggcacatagcaaaggcactgatggacggacaaagggtaacgcactggcagaccaggctgccaagaaagcagcaagcacgcctgtagcctctcaagtacatcacctagacaccccaccatctccacttgtgtcaaaagacatcttagcccggttacaagaacaggcaagtaaggaggagaaaaataggtggcaaaagataggggcttgctctgatcccgtcaccggactatgggggagggctgaaaaggtctgcctaccacaggtactgtacccaattttggcacaggttctgcacgagaatgtgcaccactcgaagacggccatgtgtgacaccctacagaaacaatggattgcccctggGTTTTCCATCTgcacagaaaggcaggtacagagctgcatgatatgtgccacacataatcagggtaggacagtgaaaactccatccaaacacactccccggccactttacccattccagagactgcagattgattatattcagttgtctagtttagggacgtatgagtatgtgttggtctgcattgatttattttcaggttggccagaagcctacccagttgccaaagctacggctaagacaacggcgaagaaactgatggctgagatcatatgcaggtatggagttcctgaagtcattgaaagcgatcagggttcccattttactggagagatcatgtcagaggtaatggcagcactgggggtaagtcaagcattgtatactccatccgcagagtag